ATGGTCCATAGCAAAGGATAAAGTCATTCCATACATTCTCTACCTTCGTAGTCTTTGTTCCAGAAGTAATTCTTACCTTCTTTATCTGGGGTGGGGTGGTATCAACCCTAAAGTCAGAGGTAAAGGTCGCGATGTGGTCATTTACATCCCTTGCTTCAACAAAAAGGGAGTGGGTTCCCTCGGGTAAGGAAGAAAAATTATAAGAGGCGATAAACCGATCAAGACCATTAGAGATAGGTTCAACATAGACATTTCCTGTTTTGTCAACCGTAAGGGTGGTTCTGTTTTCCCCTGGTCTTCCACCATAATTGTAGGTTGGATTGGTTTCTAGGTTAATTGCTTGATTTGGGTCTTTGTGCTTGTAAATAGCTAGATTAACCTTATCCAAATCAAGCCCTTGGGTAGAATCTATCTTTACCTTTATTACATCTTCCTTTAGCTCCTTATTTTTGATCACATACCCATTCTTTGGCTGTTCTATTGTTATTGTAGGCAATTTATCTGGGGGATGAAGGAGATGATAGAGGGGGTTGTCAGAGGTATTGGTTTGTGGGTTATGATTTAGCGAAAGATGAAGGTGGGCAGGAAATCCACCCGATGTGCCAACCGGAGCAATAATTTCATTATCCTCAACACTACCT
The sequence above is a segment of the bacterium genome. Coding sequences within it:
- a CDS encoding M23 family metallopeptidase, with the translated sequence MKIRNLALCFIICLIQPLFSQWLNPPWNWPITSDYGPRKVSKGTWFHRGIDYGGPNGADIKAVEGGVIKTIETDSLGVCYITIQGSHGDWKYLHIFSSGPLPRTSGNWELAKATLVHPVQGTQPTTIIILWANRGQRQAIKVLCINRLNGSRVILGTETINDVFGNEIRSRGSVEDNEIIAPVGTSGGFPAHLHLSLNHNPQTNTSDNPLYHLLHPPDKLPTITIEQPKNGYVIKNKELKEDVIKVKIDSTQGLDLDKVNLAIYKHKDPNQAINLETNPTYNYGGRPGENRTTLTVDKTGNVYVEPISNGLDRFIASYNFSSLPEGTHSLFVEARDVNDHIATFTSDFRVDTTPPQIKKVRITSGTKTTKVENVWNDFILCYGP